CTTCTGACGAGGGAGGAGGAGGTGAAGCTCTCCAGAGAGATTGAGGAAGGCGAGAGGATCATCCAGGAAGCGATCTTTGAGGTGCCTATGGCCGTGACGGCCTTCAGGCTGATGTTGGTAGATGCCGTGAGAAATCGAAGACAACCCTCCGACGTGCTCTCCTTTCCCGTGCAGGCCAGAGGCGGGGAGAAGGAGACCAGGTTGGCCAGGATCGCACGAAGACTGCTTGATCTCCTTCAGAAGGTCGGCGGTGATGATGAGAAAGTGAGATCCATCCTGATACGAACTCATATAAGCAGAGAGGCCCTGAGGGAGATAACGGATAGAGTTAAGGACATCGCCGATAGGATGGAGAAGATCCAGGAGCAGATCTTCAGCGTGGAACGATCCTTAAACCTCAAGGCAGAGGAGATATGCCGAGCGGTCGAGAACTACACCTGGAACTCCGGTGACGAACGGACGAGAAGGGACGAGCTGATGAGATATGGGAGAAGGTTAATCCGACTTCTGCGGCGCGTCGACTCCTTCGAACGGAGAGTCGGAATCCCATATGATAAGCTCCGCTCCATTCTGGAGAGGATTAAAAATGGAGAGGAGATCGCCGGAAAGGCCAAGACCAGAATCGTCGAGTCGAACCTTCGCCTCGTAGTGAGTATCGCGAGGAGATATCTGGGCCGAACTCAGGGATTGACCTTCCTCGATCTGGTGCAGGAGGGCAACATCGGGCTGATGAAGGCCGTCGATAGGTTCGACTATAGGCGGGGATATAAGTTCAGCACCTACGCCACGTGGTGGATAAGACAGGCGATAACAAGGGCGATAGCCGATCAGTCTCGAACCGTTCGAATCCCCGTGCATATGATCGAGACGATAAACAGGATGGCGAAGGTCTCCAGACGGCTCGTTCAATCCCTCGGCAGGGACCCATCTCCCGAGGAGCTGGCAAGGGAGATGAAGATCCCCGTCTCTAAGGTTAATGAGATCCTGAGGGTAATGCAGGATCCAATCCCCCTTGAAACCCCCATAGGCAAGGATGACGAGACGCAGCTTA
This portion of the Candidatus Poribacteria bacterium genome encodes:
- the rpoD gene encoding RNA polymerase sigma factor RpoD; this translates as MDKSKIDDTLISLGREKGFLTCSEIADALPDELISAEEITDLILTLESLNIEILDDMPYSLELDGEEEVMEEEEGEVDDPAKMYLREIARRPLLTREEEVKLSREIEEGERIIQEAIFEVPMAVTAFRLMLVDAVRNRRQPSDVLSFPVQARGGEKETRLARIARRLLDLLQKVGGDDEKVRSILIRTHISREALREITDRVKDIADRMEKIQEQIFSVERSLNLKAEEICRAVENYTWNSGDERTRRDELMRYGRRLIRLLRRVDSFERRVGIPYDKLRSILERIKNGEEIAGKAKTRIVESNLRLVVSIARRYLGRTQGLTFLDLVQEGNIGLMKAVDRFDYRRGYKFSTYATWWIRQAITRAIADQSRTVRIPVHMIETINRMAKVSRRLVQSLGRDPSPEELAREMKIPVSKVNEILRVMQDPIPLETPIGKDDETQLIDLIEDRKSPSPISEATFRMLRERIEEVLNMLTPRERMVICLRFGLEDGYPRTLEEVGAMFKVTRERVRQIEAKALNKLRHPKRSRLLRGFWDGD